In Pseudobdellovibrio exovorus JSS, the genomic stretch GTTTTACCGGATCAGCCGTACAAAGAAACCTGTTAGCACAGCTCCCAGAGCTAAAAAAAACGTCGGTACTGATGATTCACGGATTTAATCTTTACGGCTTTAAAAACAAACGCCGCGTTAACGAACACAACATCGATCTTAACCGCAACTTTATTATCGACCGCAAAGGTTTTACCTCTGACGACCAAGCTTACACGGGCCTTAATTCTTTTTTAAATCCCAATGAGGCTCCCTCGTTAAATTTATTTAGCCGCCCACTTTTTGTTTTACGCTCTGTAGCCAATATAGCGCAGCATTCGATGGAATCCCTACGACGCTCTATTTTACAGGGACAATATTCCGTTCCGCAGGGAATTTTCTATGGTGGAGCACAAATCGAACCACAGGCCGGCTTGATTGAGGCGGTGATCGCAGAATTTATTGGGAAAAAATATCAGAAGATTTTTATTGTTGATCTGCACACTGGATACGGCGAAAGAGGTCGCCTGCATTTGATGTCAGGAAAATCCACAGATGCCAATTCTATCGAGCTGCTGAAGATATTTGAAAAATCTGAAATTGATTTTGCCGATGCCAAGAATTTTTATGCTGTCCAAGGTGAACTTTTACACTATTTCATCAATCGTTTAAAAATCCGCTCAGCATTCAACACTTCTGGAGTGACTTTCGAGTATGGAACTTTAGACAGCCAAAAGACTTTCGGCTCCATTGAATCTTTACGCCGTATGATTCTAGAAAATCAAAACTTCCACTTCCCCGCAGACAGTAAAACATCTACCGACATCCAAAATATGTTTGTCGAAATGTTTTACCCCTCTGACCCCTCATGGCGGTCAGAGGTTCTTCGTCAGTCAGACGAAAAGATGAAAAAGGTATTTCACTACCTCGAAAACTAAGCCCGCGCGAATTTAATTCAGTTGAATTAAATCGCGTCTAGCTGAGCTTTCAGCTTTTGAATTTGTGGCAAGTGCGGCAGCACATCCAAATTTTCTTTTAATTGCTCGACACGGCTGGCACCCAAAATCACTGTGCTGACGTGTGGATTCAACACACACCATCCCAAAGCTAGATGAGTCATCGAAATTCCACTTTGTTTTGAAATTTCATGCAATGCTTGCGATTTCTTTTTATTCATTGGGTTCTCGATTTCATCACGGATCCAACTCAGTGATGGCATGCTAGCGCGTGTTCCTTCAGGGATTCCGTTTAAGTATTTTCCTGTCAATAAACCAGAAGCCAGCGGACTCCAAGTCGTCAGACCTAATTTCATTTTTTTGTACAGCGGAGCAAATTCTTTTTCGACCTTATCTTTGTGAATCATATTGTACTGCGGTTGCTCGACGATTGGACGATGCAATCCATTAGCCACGGCAAAGTCAAAGGCCTGATCAATCGC encodes the following:
- a CDS encoding aldo/keto reductase, with amino-acid sequence MPYRKLGDSGISVSALSFGSWVTFGKQLDNNLAKDCIKYAFDHGVNFFDNAEVYANGKSEELMAEAFKSLGLGRNEYVLTTKFFWGIENRINFKNTLNRKYLMQAIDNSLRRLQTDFVDVAYCHRYDPETPIHEICFAMDQMIRDGKALYWGTSEWPATAIDQAFDFAVANGLHRPIVEQPQYNMIHKDKVEKEFAPLYKKMKLGLTTWSPLASGLLTGKYLNGIPEGTRASMPSLSWIRDEIENPMNKKKSQALHEISKQSGISMTHLALGWCVLNPHVSTVILGASRVEQLKENLDVLPHLPQIQKLKAQLDAI
- a CDS encoding M14 family metallopeptidase, which produces MPISIIFSFFLMITPTSAHATDLNYFKNTYEESEQDFDRIFKQIKQKNPKSDVLEFQYSQGTIKSYLIPAATPENLLIMISGTHGVEGFTGSAVQRNLLAQLPELKKTSVLMIHGFNLYGFKNKRRVNEHNIDLNRNFIIDRKGFTSDDQAYTGLNSFLNPNEAPSLNLFSRPLFVLRSVANIAQHSMESLRRSILQGQYSVPQGIFYGGAQIEPQAGLIEAVIAEFIGKKYQKIFIVDLHTGYGERGRLHLMSGKSTDANSIELLKIFEKSEIDFADAKNFYAVQGELLHYFINRLKIRSAFNTSGVTFEYGTLDSQKTFGSIESLRRMILENQNFHFPADSKTSTDIQNMFVEMFYPSDPSWRSEVLRQSDEKMKKVFHYLEN